In a single window of the Planctomycetia bacterium genome:
- a CDS encoding methylcrotonoyl-CoA carboxylase, whose protein sequence is MDVIQTKLNAADPVFTENKAHMQGLVAELKDRVAVVQQGGGEASVKRHTDRGKLFVRDRIERLVDPDSPFLEFSALAACDMYDNDAPCAGVVTGIGRIQGRACVIVANDATVKGGTYYPITVKKHLRAQEIAEENHLPCVYLVDSGGAFLPLQAEVFPDRDHFGRIFYNQARMSALGIPQVAVVLGSCTAGGAYVPAMSDETVIVRNQGTIFLGGPPLVKAATGEEVTAEELGGADVHCRESGVTDHYAQNDEDALAITRQIVEHLNARPKTPLSMRPTEDPLYDASEIYGVINKDIRKPYDVREVIARIVDGSRFHEFKALYGPTVVTGFAHIWGYPVGIVGNNGVLFSESAQKAAHFIEMCSVRGIPLVFLQNITGFMVGKAYESGGIAKDGAKMVAAVSNAAVPKFTVIIGGSYGAGNYGMCGRAYQPRMLWMWPNARISVMGGEQAAGVLLTVKKDQLAREKKAGLSAAEEEEFKRPTLEKYAHESSAYYSTARLWDDGIIDPADTRTVLALAIAASLNAPFPKRRVGVFRM, encoded by the coding sequence ATGGACGTCATTCAAACCAAGCTCAACGCCGCCGATCCCGTCTTCACCGAGAACAAGGCCCACATGCAGGGCCTCGTCGCGGAACTTAAAGATCGCGTCGCCGTCGTCCAGCAAGGCGGGGGGGAGGCCTCGGTCAAACGGCACACCGACCGCGGCAAGCTCTTCGTCCGCGACCGCATCGAGCGGCTCGTCGATCCCGACAGCCCCTTTCTCGAATTCAGCGCCCTCGCCGCGTGCGACATGTACGACAACGACGCGCCCTGCGCCGGTGTCGTCACCGGCATCGGCCGCATCCAGGGCCGCGCCTGCGTCATCGTTGCCAACGACGCCACGGTGAAGGGCGGCACCTATTACCCGATCACCGTCAAGAAGCATCTTCGCGCCCAGGAGATCGCCGAGGAGAACCACCTGCCGTGTGTCTATCTCGTCGATTCCGGCGGCGCGTTTCTTCCGCTTCAGGCCGAAGTGTTTCCCGACCGCGACCACTTCGGCCGCATCTTCTACAACCAGGCCCGCATGAGCGCGCTGGGCATCCCGCAGGTCGCCGTCGTCCTCGGCTCCTGCACCGCCGGCGGCGCCTACGTCCCCGCCATGAGCGACGAAACGGTCATCGTTCGCAATCAGGGCACCATTTTTCTCGGCGGCCCGCCTTTGGTGAAGGCCGCCACCGGCGAGGAAGTAACCGCCGAAGAACTCGGCGGCGCCGACGTCCATTGCCGCGAAAGCGGCGTGACCGATCACTACGCCCAGAACGATGAAGACGCGCTGGCGATCACCCGGCAGATTGTCGAACATCTGAACGCCCGGCCGAAGACGCCACTGTCCATGCGCCCGACCGAAGACCCGCTCTACGACGCGAGCGAGATCTACGGCGTCATCAACAAGGACATCCGCAAGCCCTACGACGTACGCGAGGTGATCGCCCGCATCGTCGACGGCAGCCGCTTCCACGAATTCAAGGCGCTCTACGGCCCGACCGTCGTCACCGGCTTCGCTCACATCTGGGGCTACCCCGTCGGCATCGTCGGCAACAACGGCGTCCTCTTCTCCGAGAGCGCCCAAAAGGCGGCGCACTTCATCGAGATGTGCAGCGTCCGCGGCATCCCGCTCGTTTTTTTGCAAAACATCACCGGCTTCATGGTCGGCAAGGCCTACGAATCCGGCGGCATCGCCAAGGATGGCGCGAAAATGGTCGCCGCCGTCTCCAACGCCGCCGTCCCCAAGTTCACCGTCATCATCGGCGGCTCCTACGGCGCAGGGAACTACGGCATGTGCGGCCGCGCCTATCAGCCGCGCATGCTCTGGATGTGGCCCAACGCCCGCATCAGCGTCATGGGCGGCGAACAGGCCGCCGGCGTCCTGCTCACGGTGAAGAAGGACCAGCTCGCCCGCGAGAAAAAGGCGGGCTTGAGCGCCGCCGAGGAAGAGGAATTCAAGCGCCCGACCCTGGAAAAGTACGCCCACGAGTCCAGCGCCTATTACAGCACCGCCCGCCTCTGGGACGACGGCATCATCGACCCCGCCGACACGCGAACGGTCCTGGCCCTCGCCATCGCCGCCTCGCTCAACGCCCCATTCCCCAAGCGGCGAGTCGGCGTGTTCAGGATGTAG
- a CDS encoding CDP-alcohol phosphatidyltransferase family protein, which produces MSSAVRLGWPNRISLARVFCVAPFVIALMNLHEPGRGWLRWSALGLFALMAISDGLDGWLARRLNDRTLLGAFLDPLADKLLVTAAVVILAVRGIVDDTDPAGQRRLYLPDWAAVAAIGKDLLVCIGFAILRMTTGKIHIQPRWIGKTCTTVQLLVVVSMLLWPDLPGRLSQLPQWLWIAATILAVAAALDYVRLGSRILAATTIEPGAPGDGE; this is translated from the coding sequence ATGTCTTCAGCGGTGCGGTTGGGCTGGCCGAATCGGATATCTCTGGCGCGGGTTTTCTGCGTCGCGCCGTTTGTCATTGCCCTGATGAATCTGCACGAACCGGGGCGGGGCTGGCTGAGGTGGTCGGCCCTTGGGCTATTCGCATTGATGGCGATCAGCGACGGGCTGGACGGCTGGCTGGCGCGACGGCTGAACGATCGGACGCTATTGGGGGCCTTTCTCGATCCACTGGCGGACAAGCTGCTGGTGACGGCGGCGGTTGTGATTCTTGCGGTTCGCGGGATCGTCGATGACACCGACCCGGCGGGCCAACGGCGACTGTATCTGCCGGACTGGGCGGCGGTGGCGGCGATCGGCAAGGACCTGCTGGTCTGCATCGGCTTCGCCATTTTGCGCATGACCACGGGCAAGATTCACATCCAGCCCCGGTGGATCGGGAAGACGTGTACGACCGTGCAACTCCTGGTGGTAGTCAGTATGCTGTTATGGCCGGATTTGCCGGGCAGGCTGTCGCAGTTGCCGCAGTGGCTGTGGATCGCGGCTACAATTCTCGCAGTCGCGGCGGCGCTGGATTACGTTCGGCTGGGCAGTCGGATATTGGCGGCGACGACGATCGAGCCGGGGGCCCCCGGCGATGGAGAATGA